The Malus domestica chromosome 06, GDT2T_hap1 genome has a segment encoding these proteins:
- the LOC114825634 gene encoding serine/threonine-protein kinase BSK7-like, with translation MGCGCSNLSACCWGPEVDGPVLETQSVENEESNELDLPAFHEYTIEQLRMATSGFAVENIVSEHGEKAPNVVYKGKLEDQRRIAVKRFNRSAWPDTRQFLEEARAVGQLRNTRLANLLGCCCESDERLLVAEYMPNDTLAKHLFHWETQPMKWAMRLRVALYLAQALEYCTSKGRALYHDLNAYRIVFDDDCNPRLSCFGLMKNSRDGKSYSTNLAFTPPEYLRTGRVTAESVMYSFGTLLLDLLSGKHIPPSHALDLIRDRNLQMLTDSCLEGQFSNDEGTELVRLASRCLQYEPRERPNPKSLVAALVPLQKDTEVPSHVLMGIPHGAAALPNLSPFGEACVRTDLTAIHEIIESIGYKDDEGAATELSFQMWTNQMQETLNSKKKGDVAFRHKDFRAAIECYAQFIDVGTMVSPTVFARRSLSYLMNDMPQEALNDAAQAQVIFPVWHIALYLQAAALFALGKNDEAQVALKEGSVLESKRNASA, from the exons ATGGGTTGTGGGTGTTCCAACCTCTCCGCGTGTTGTTGGGGCCCAGAAGTTGACGGACCAGTTCTTGAGACCCAAAGTGTGG AAAATGAGGAGAGCAATGAACTTGATTTGCCTGCATTTCATGAATACACAATCGAGCAACTTAGGATGGCGACATCTGGATTCGCTGTGGAGAATATAGTTTCTGAACACGGGGAAAAGGCCCCAAATGTGGTTTACAAAGGGAAGCTTGAGGATCAAAGACGGATAGCTGTCAAAAGATTCAACAGATCAGCTTGGCCTGATACCCGACAATTTTTG GAAGAAGCAAGGGCTGTTGGGCAGCTCCGGAACACCCGATTGGCAAATTTACTTGGTTGTTGCTGTGAAAGTGACGAGAGACTACTTGTTGCTGAATATATGCCCAATGATACATTGGCAAAGCATTTATTCCATT GGGAAACACAACCCATGAAGTGGGCAATGCGGTTAAGGGTGGCTTTATATCTTGCACAGGCCCTTGAATATTGTACCAGTAAAGGACGTGCCCTTTATCATGATTTAAATGCATATAGAATTGTCTTTGATGAT GATTGTAACCCTAGACTTTCATGCTTTGGTCTGATGAAAAACAGTAGAGATGGAAAAAGCTACAGTACAAACCTGGCATTTACTCCTCCTGAGTATCTAAGGACAG GAAGAGTTACCGCAGAAAGTGTAATGTATAGCTTTGGCACCCTTTTGCTTGACCTCCTCAGTGGAAAACATATTCCTCCGAGCCAT GCACTCGACCTTATTCGCGACAGGAATCTTCAGATGCTAACAGATTCTTGTTTGGAAGGCCAATTCTCAAATGACGAGGGAACAGAATTAGTCCGTTTGGCTTCAAGATGTTTGCAATATGAACCGCGAGAGCGTCCTAATCCAAAGTCATTAGTTGCTGCCTTGGTTCCTCTTCAGAAGGACACAGAG GTTCCTTCTCATGTATTGATGGGTATACCACATGGTGCAGCAGCTTTACCTAATCTATCACCATTTGGTGAAGCTTGTGTGAGGACGGATTTAACGGCCATACATGAGATCATAGAAAGTATTGGATACAAGGATGATGAAGGTGCAGCAACTGAG CTTTCATTCCAGATGTGGACCAACCAGATGCAGGAGACATTGAACTCAAAGAAAAAGGGTGATGTTGCTTTCCGTCATAAAGATTTCAGAGCTGCAATTGAGTGCTACGCCCAG TTTATTGATGTCGGAACCATGGTTTCCCCGACAGTTTTTGCACGCCGTAGCTTGTCATACCTCATGAATGATATGCCACAGGAAGCCTTGAATGATGCGGCACAAGCCCAAGTGATTTTCCCTGTTTGGCACATTGCCTTGTATTTGCAAGCTGCAGCACTTTTTGCACTTGGAAAGAATGACGAGGCACAGGTAGCCCTCAAAGAGGGTAGTGTACTTGAAAGTAAAAGGAATGCAAGTGCTTGA
- the LOC114825635 gene encoding tubulin beta-4 chain-like — translation MREILHIQAGQCGNQIGGKFWEVMCDEHGIDPTGKYNGNSHLQLERVNVYYNEANGGRYVPRAVLMDLEPGTMDSLRTGPYGQIFRPDNFVFGQNGAGNNWAKGHYTEGAELIDAVLDVVRKEAENCDCLQGFQICHSLGGGTGSGMGTLLISKIREEYPDRMMMTFSVFPSPKVSDTVVEPYNATLSVHQLVENADEVMVLDNEALYDICFRTLKLTNPSFGDLNHLISTTMSGVTCCLRFPGQLNSDLRKLAVNLIPFPRLHFFMVGFAPLTSRGSQLYRALTIPELTQQMWDAKNMMCAADPRHGRYLTASAVFRGKMSTKEVDEQMINIQNKNSSFFVEWIPNNVKSSVCDIPPTGLAMSSTFMGNSTSIQEMFRRVSEQFTVMFRRKAFLHWYTGEGMDEMEFTEAESNMNDLVSEYQQYQDAVAQDEGEYYEEELEN, via the exons atgagagaaatctTGCACATTCAAGCTGGACAATGTGGGAACCAAATTGGAGGGAAGTTTTGGGAGGTGATGTGTGACGAGCATGGGATCGATCCTACAGGAAAATATAACGGGAACTCCCACCTTCAGCTTGAGAGGGTAAATGTTTACTACAATGAAGCAAATGGAGGGAGATATGTGCCTAGGGCAGTGCTGATGGACCTCGAGCCGGGGACAATGGACAGCTTAAGAACTGGTCCTTATGGGCAGATTTTCAGGCCGGACAACTTTGTGTTCGGCCAGAATGGAGCTGGAAACAATTGGGCTAAAGGGCATTACACAGAAGGAGCTGAATTGATTGATGCTGTTCTTGATGTGGTTAGAAAAGAGGCTGAGAATTGTGATTGTTTACAAG GGTTCCAGATTTGTCATTCACTAGGAGGTGGGACAGGATCAGGAATGGGGACCCTACTGATTTCAAAGATCAGGGAAGAGTACCCAGATAGAATGATGATGACTTTCTCAGTCTTCCCCTCACCAAAAGTCTCAGACACAGTGGTCGAACCCTACAATGCAACCCTCTCTGTTCACCAATTGGTTGAAAATGCTGATGAGGTCATGGTCCTTGACAATGAAGCCCTCTATGATATTTGTTTCAGAACTCTCAAGCTCACAAATCCAAGCT TTGGTGATTTGAACCATTTGATTTCGACAACCATGAGTGGAGTCACATGTTGCCTCCGCTTCCCGGGACAGCTCAACTCCGATCTTCGAAAACTAGCCGTGAATCTCATCCCCTTCCCCCGCCTCCATTTCTTCATGGTTGGTTTCGCACCCTTGACCTCCCGCGGCTCCCAACTATATAGAGCCCTCACAATCCCTGAGCTCACACAACAAATGTGGGACGCCAAGAACATGATGTGCGCCGCAGATCCACGCCATGGTCGATACCTGACAGCATCGGCTGTGTTCCGCGGCAAAATGAGCACAAAAGAAGTGGACGAGCAGATGATCAACATACAAAACAAGAACTCCTCATTCTTTGTGGAGTGGATTCCAAACAATGTGAAATCAAGTGTTTGTGACATTCCACCAACCGGGCTTGCCATGTCCTCTACATTCATGGGGAATTCGACATCGATTCAAGAGATGTTTAGGCGGGTTTCGGAGCAGTTCACGGTCATGTTTAGGAGGAAGGCCTTCTTGCATTGGTACACAGGCGAGGGTATGGATGAGATGGAGTTTACTGAGGCTGAGAGCAACATGAATGACTTGGTCTCTGAGTATCAGCAGTACCAAGATGCTGTGGCACAGGATGAGGGAGAGTATTATGAGGAAGAGCTGGAGAACTGA